One genomic window of Azospirillum sp. TSH58 includes the following:
- a CDS encoding Atu4866 domain-containing protein, which yields MKRALARTATLTAALLASGAEALPDRKALAQTTDRPGVENPPQADHPYVGLWVTQDGRVRHELLPNNRYVEARGNREKAYQGRYKVTGDHIDYWDDTGFTADGDFVDGVLHHGGMILHRRR from the coding sequence ATGAAACGCGCACTCGCCCGGACCGCCACCCTGACCGCCGCCCTGCTCGCCTCCGGTGCCGAGGCCCTGCCCGACCGGAAGGCGCTGGCCCAGACCACCGACCGGCCCGGGGTGGAGAACCCGCCGCAAGCGGATCACCCCTATGTCGGCCTGTGGGTGACGCAGGACGGCCGCGTCCGTCACGAGCTTCTTCCCAACAACCGCTACGTCGAGGCGCGGGGCAACCGGGAGAAGGCGTATCAGGGCCGCTACAAAGTCACCGGCGACCACATCGACTATTGGGACGACACCGGCTTCACCGCCGACGGCGACTTCGTCGACGGGGTGCTGCACCATGGCGGGATGATCCTGCACCGGCGGCGCTGA
- a CDS encoding calcium-binding protein: MANVYGTNNADYLDMIKYGVSNDYVQGYDGNDTILGWSGNDTLDGWNGNDVLYGESGNDLLMGYNGTDTLYGGSGNDQLYGESGYDKLYGGDGDDTLSGGDTFDDLYGGAGKDQMTGGAGADWFFFETKDSGDIYAGKADTITDFKDEDQIWLKGSYSYAGSTSAPADGQYSIWQKDGNYVVTWNAANDTGFHDLIVKGDNPMGDISFY, translated from the coding sequence ATGGCAAACGTCTATGGCACGAACAACGCCGACTATCTCGACATGATCAAGTACGGCGTCAGCAATGACTACGTGCAAGGCTATGACGGCAACGACACCATCCTCGGCTGGTCCGGCAACGACACGCTGGACGGCTGGAACGGAAACGACGTGCTCTACGGCGAGTCGGGCAACGACCTGCTGATGGGCTACAACGGCACCGACACGCTCTATGGCGGCAGCGGCAACGACCAGCTCTATGGCGAGAGCGGGTACGACAAGCTGTACGGCGGCGACGGCGACGACACGCTGAGCGGCGGCGATACCTTCGACGACCTCTACGGCGGCGCGGGCAAGGACCAGATGACCGGCGGGGCCGGAGCGGACTGGTTCTTCTTCGAGACGAAGGACAGCGGCGACATCTACGCCGGCAAGGCCGACACCATCACCGACTTCAAGGACGAGGACCAGATCTGGCTGAAGGGCAGCTACAGCTACGCCGGCTCGACCAGCGCGCCCGCCGACGGCCAATACAGCATCTGGCAGAAGGACGGCAATTACGTCGTCACCTGGAACGCGGCCAACGACACCGGCTTCCACGACCTGATCGTGAAGGGCGACAACCCGATGGGCGACATCTCCTTCTACTGA
- a CDS encoding type I secretion system permease/ATPase, protein MAARETRHTSPAGPPALRTIRRRIASGLAAAGGFSVFLALIQLAMPLYTMQVYDRVLGSRSVETLVALSLLALGCFTVFGLVEAIRGRLTQAMGHLAARSLTMDALEASMGGLLRGGASRPAQVLRDVNELRQFLSGPSLTAPLDAALSLVFLLFLTLIHPLYGLVCGGSILCLVGVSLLGRMLTMPGAAEANRALCRHGADVEAASLGVEAVAAMGMMGTLRRRWQAVQDDHLQLVNQTAGRAQAVASLAKVCRMTAQVAILAAGTMLVLDRQVSPGSMLAASILMGRALAPFEQLIDSWRNWSSARESLRRLRVLFTADAAPAPGAPLPCPSGSLLLDRVTYVPPGSDRPTLRGLSFSVEPGEAVGIVGPSAAGKSTLARLLVGVLEPTQGGVYLDGHNVWRWHRDDCGRHVGYLPQGVGLLGDTVEDAIARLGEPEPALVTAAARRAGVHEMIGRLPDGYQTAIGEGGARLSGGQRQRIALARALYGDPRLLVLDEPNANLDQAGEAALLRAIAEAKAGGAAVVVIAHRRCVLDAVDRIVVLRDGMIDQTATRAEMVRRLGTTNGATAPQPVAATATP, encoded by the coding sequence ATGGCCGCACGGGAAACCCGCCATACGTCTCCGGCAGGCCCACCAGCGCTGCGCACGATCCGGCGGCGCATCGCCTCCGGCCTCGCCGCCGCGGGCGGGTTCAGCGTCTTTCTCGCCCTGATCCAACTGGCGATGCCGCTCTACACGATGCAGGTCTACGACCGCGTGCTGGGCAGCCGCAGCGTGGAGACTCTGGTGGCCCTGTCGCTGCTGGCGCTGGGCTGCTTCACCGTGTTCGGGCTGGTCGAGGCGATCCGCGGGCGCCTGACCCAGGCCATGGGCCATCTGGCGGCGCGCAGCCTGACCATGGACGCGCTGGAGGCGTCGATGGGCGGCCTGCTGCGCGGCGGCGCCAGCCGCCCGGCCCAGGTGCTGCGCGACGTGAACGAACTGCGCCAGTTCCTGTCCGGGCCGAGCCTCACCGCACCGCTCGACGCCGCGCTCAGCCTCGTCTTCCTGCTCTTCCTGACGCTGATCCACCCGCTCTACGGGCTTGTCTGCGGGGGGAGCATCCTCTGTCTGGTCGGGGTGAGCCTGCTCGGCCGGATGCTGACCATGCCGGGCGCGGCGGAGGCCAACCGCGCCCTGTGCCGCCACGGCGCCGACGTCGAGGCGGCGTCCCTCGGCGTGGAGGCCGTCGCCGCCATGGGCATGATGGGCACCCTGCGCCGCCGCTGGCAGGCGGTCCAGGACGACCATCTGCAACTGGTCAACCAGACCGCGGGACGGGCGCAGGCCGTCGCCTCGCTCGCCAAGGTCTGCCGGATGACCGCCCAGGTGGCGATCCTCGCCGCCGGCACGATGCTGGTGCTGGACCGGCAGGTGTCGCCGGGCAGCATGCTGGCCGCCTCCATCCTGATGGGCCGGGCGCTGGCGCCCTTCGAACAGCTGATCGACTCCTGGCGGAACTGGTCCTCGGCCCGCGAGAGCCTGCGCCGCCTGCGCGTCCTGTTCACCGCGGACGCGGCACCCGCGCCGGGCGCCCCCCTGCCCTGCCCCAGCGGTTCCCTGCTGCTGGACCGCGTGACCTACGTCCCGCCGGGGTCGGACCGTCCGACGCTGCGCGGCCTCTCCTTCTCGGTCGAGCCGGGGGAGGCGGTGGGAATCGTCGGCCCCTCGGCGGCGGGCAAGTCCACGCTGGCCCGGCTGCTGGTCGGCGTGCTGGAGCCGACCCAGGGCGGCGTCTACCTCGACGGCCACAATGTGTGGCGCTGGCACCGCGACGACTGCGGGCGGCATGTCGGCTATCTGCCGCAGGGCGTCGGCCTGCTCGGCGACACCGTGGAGGACGCCATCGCCCGGCTGGGCGAGCCCGAGCCGGCGCTGGTCACCGCGGCGGCGCGGCGGGCCGGCGTGCATGAGATGATCGGCCGCCTCCCCGACGGCTACCAAACGGCGATCGGCGAGGGCGGCGCCCGGCTCTCCGGCGGGCAGCGGCAGCGCATCGCGCTCGCCCGCGCCCTCTATGGCGACCCCCGCCTGCTCGTTCTCGACGAGCCCAACGCGAACCTGGACCAGGCCGGCGAGGCGGCCCTGCTGCGCGCCATCGCCGAGGCCAAGGCCGGCGGCGCCGCGGTGGTGGTGATCGCCCACCGCCGCTGTGTCCTCGACGCCGTGGACCGCATCGTCGTGCTGCGCGACGGCATGATCGACCAGACCGCGACACGGGCGGAGATGGTCCGGCGGCTCGGGACCACCAATGGCGCCACCGCGCCGCAGCCGGTTGCCGCCACCGCCACCCCCTGA
- a CDS encoding HlyD family type I secretion periplasmic adaptor subunit — MTTTDTLLDRSAIPAEPRRAEPSIGGAVRAGCAVIALALGAGLGWGFLAPLDSAAHAPGTVVVDGNRKTIQHLEGGIVAELAVRDGDTVAAGQTLLRLEGTQSRATLEELSTEQAAALVRMARLRAEYAGQRAFSVPAELVDGSAAARRALAVQQQLFAARWTRHDGDMAVLREQRLQAEREVTAHRAQERAAAEQIVYIEEELAGVLDLFNKGLERKLRVLSLKRAMADLAGTRDQSRARALLAEQAVTVADTQLHAKETARRSDIAAEMEEAQNALDQTAARLKAARDAVERTEIRAPVPGRVVGLTVFTVGGVVKPGEPLMDVVPDSGPPTIEARIDPLDIDVVKAGQTAQVRLSAFKPRRTPPIDATVVDVSADRLTDPTTHAPYFVARLRPLPGALERLGPAALHPGMPADVLIATGQRRAIDYVLAPLQDAMAHALTED, encoded by the coding sequence ATGACGACGACCGACACGCTGCTGGACCGAAGCGCCATCCCGGCGGAGCCGCGCCGCGCCGAGCCCTCCATCGGCGGTGCGGTGCGGGCGGGCTGCGCGGTGATCGCCCTGGCGCTGGGCGCCGGGCTCGGCTGGGGGTTCCTGGCTCCGCTGGACAGCGCCGCCCACGCGCCGGGCACCGTGGTGGTGGACGGCAACCGCAAGACCATCCAGCATCTGGAAGGCGGCATCGTCGCCGAATTGGCGGTGCGCGACGGCGACACGGTGGCCGCCGGCCAGACCCTGCTCCGCCTGGAAGGGACGCAGAGCCGCGCCACGCTGGAGGAGCTGTCCACCGAACAGGCCGCCGCCCTGGTCCGCATGGCCCGCCTGCGCGCCGAATACGCCGGCCAGCGCGCCTTCTCCGTCCCGGCGGAACTGGTGGATGGGAGCGCCGCCGCCCGGCGCGCCCTGGCCGTCCAGCAGCAGCTGTTCGCCGCCCGCTGGACCCGCCATGACGGCGACATGGCCGTGCTGCGCGAGCAGCGCCTGCAGGCCGAGCGCGAGGTGACCGCCCACCGTGCCCAGGAACGCGCGGCCGCCGAGCAGATCGTCTACATCGAGGAGGAACTGGCCGGCGTGCTCGACCTCTTCAACAAGGGGCTGGAGCGCAAGCTGCGGGTCCTGTCATTGAAGCGCGCCATGGCCGACCTCGCCGGCACCCGCGATCAATCCCGCGCCCGCGCCCTGCTGGCCGAGCAGGCGGTGACGGTCGCCGACACCCAGCTCCATGCCAAGGAGACGGCCCGCCGCTCCGACATCGCCGCGGAGATGGAAGAGGCGCAGAACGCCCTGGACCAGACCGCCGCCCGCCTGAAGGCCGCCCGCGACGCGGTGGAGCGCACGGAGATCCGCGCGCCCGTTCCGGGCCGTGTGGTCGGGCTGACCGTCTTCACCGTGGGCGGCGTCGTGAAGCCGGGCGAGCCGCTGATGGACGTCGTTCCCGACAGCGGCCCGCCGACCATCGAGGCGCGCATCGACCCGCTAGACATCGACGTGGTGAAGGCCGGCCAGACCGCGCAGGTGCGCCTCAGCGCCTTCAAGCCGCGCCGCACCCCGCCGATCGACGCCACCGTTGTCGACGTCTCCGCCGACCGCCTGACCGACCCGACGACCCACGCCCCCTACTTCGTGGCCCGCCTCCGTCCCCTGCCCGGCGCGCTGGAGCGCCTCGGCCCGGCGGCCCTGCATCCGGGCATGCCCGCGGACGTGCTGATCGCGACCGGCCAGCGCCGGGCCATCGATTACGTGCTGGCGCCGTTGCAGGATGCCATGGCACACGCGCTGACGGAGGATTGA
- a CDS encoding ABC transporter ATP-binding protein codes for MSLPLNLSDIHFGERDALHEFTKQDRQNITILDNSFVVPPRVKMSDLESGARFLIVGPKGSGKTTLLWHLKRKMGDHRSKIILFKSDIRKEDRDRLDRMTDIVIVEDQNRFSVEADYKTIWEWYLLKNIFTIVHPDDVCQGIDIYEDIRKLLDIKENRLNTIYDNFHVQTVKGKILLSAGSKNLRSELSAEVEARRSDKEMEFLDLIRLIQDSIGKIKLKDSSIVRLFVDELEFFMSEYGDGERDRRLVRDLVFSIDYINSLFGRAGMDVVILASIRSEILNSFTSNSQEVDKIVDAYGVKLNWYHDNLENHRVLNIFENKIKYSEIDMAGEYSSDVWDAYFPKNVKGQNVRSYLLDQGLHRPRGVLLRIKAALELEDESNHFTEDSFLKSEDIFGGYMLQEFSEEISASYNETEKDEILSIFRGFSYAFDKKEIERRINLMTQRNKKAIIGKIKTEQLIRYMYRIGMIGNQFDLKTEDGKILKRNLWSFRGEPNPAIDKRFILHKSVRKVMQTV; via the coding sequence ATGAGCCTGCCCCTAAATCTAAGTGATATACATTTTGGTGAACGTGATGCACTTCACGAGTTTACGAAGCAAGATCGCCAAAATATTACGATACTTGATAATTCTTTTGTTGTTCCTCCGAGGGTCAAAATGTCTGACCTTGAGTCAGGAGCACGTTTTCTTATAGTGGGACCGAAAGGAAGCGGCAAAACGACTTTGCTTTGGCACTTAAAGAGAAAAATGGGTGATCATAGGTCAAAAATAATACTTTTTAAATCAGATATCAGGAAAGAAGATAGGGATAGACTTGATAGAATGACAGATATTGTGATAGTCGAGGATCAAAATAGATTCTCTGTTGAAGCTGATTACAAAACTATCTGGGAGTGGTACCTCCTTAAAAACATATTTACTATAGTTCATCCGGATGATGTATGCCAAGGCATCGACATTTACGAAGACATCAGAAAACTTCTTGATATCAAAGAAAATAGATTAAACACAATATATGATAACTTCCATGTTCAAACAGTTAAAGGAAAAATTCTACTATCGGCAGGAAGCAAAAACCTTCGATCTGAACTTAGTGCTGAGGTGGAGGCCCGCCGTAGTGATAAGGAAATGGAGTTTCTTGACCTCATACGCCTTATACAGGACTCCATTGGGAAAATTAAGCTTAAGGACTCGTCAATCGTAAGGCTATTTGTAGATGAGCTTGAGTTCTTTATGAGCGAATATGGAGACGGCGAGAGAGACAGAAGACTAGTAAGAGATCTTGTTTTCTCAATAGATTACATAAATTCCCTATTTGGTCGCGCTGGAATGGATGTCGTAATATTAGCTAGTATCAGGTCGGAAATATTGAACTCATTTACATCCAACAGCCAGGAAGTCGATAAGATCGTCGACGCCTATGGAGTAAAGCTTAACTGGTACCATGATAATTTAGAAAACCATAGAGTTCTGAACATATTCGAAAACAAAATAAAATATTCTGAAATTGATATGGCGGGAGAATACTCTTCAGATGTCTGGGATGCGTATTTCCCGAAAAATGTGAAAGGACAAAACGTAAGGAGCTATTTGCTAGACCAAGGCCTTCATCGCCCTCGCGGAGTTCTTCTTAGAATAAAAGCTGCCCTAGAACTAGAGGATGAGTCAAATCATTTTACCGAAGATAGTTTCCTAAAATCTGAAGATATTTTCGGCGGGTATATGCTCCAAGAGTTCAGCGAAGAAATATCAGCATCATATAATGAGACAGAGAAAGATGAAATACTATCTATATTCCGCGGCTTTAGTTATGCTTTTGATAAAAAAGAAATTGAGAGAAGAATAAATTTAATGACTCAGAGAAATAAGAAAGCTATTATTGGAAAAATAAAAACTGAACAGCTGATTAGATATATGTACCGGATAGGAATGATTGGAAATCAATTTGACTTGAAAACAGAAGATGGGAAAATTCTGAAGAGAAACCTTTGGTCATTCCGAGGTGAGCCAAACCCAGCAATAGACAAAAGGTTTATTCTTCACAAATCTGTAAGAAAAGTAATGCAAACCGTCTGA
- a CDS encoding 3TM-type holin — translation MLQLLPLLMPIITELVGRIPDPQAQAKAAAEMQAKVIDVLSASDSAQLQVNAAEAAHPSLFVAGWRPAVGWLCVLGLGVQTVVYPLAGWALTIYAPGTSLPQIDTETLLGLLVPMLGIGTLRTVEKLKGAAR, via the coding sequence ATGCTCCAGCTTCTTCCCCTGCTGATGCCGATCATCACCGAGCTGGTGGGACGCATCCCCGATCCGCAGGCCCAAGCCAAGGCGGCGGCGGAGATGCAGGCCAAGGTCATCGACGTGCTGTCCGCGTCCGATTCGGCACAGCTCCAGGTCAACGCCGCGGAGGCCGCGCACCCATCCCTGTTCGTTGCCGGCTGGCGTCCGGCGGTGGGGTGGCTGTGCGTGCTGGGCCTGGGCGTGCAGACGGTCGTGTACCCTCTGGCCGGGTGGGCGTTGACGATCTATGCGCCGGGCACCAGCCTGCCGCAGATCGACACCGAAACGCTGCTGGGGCTGCTGGTGCCGATGCTGGGCATCGGCACCCTGCGGACCGTCGAGAAGCTAAAGGGGGCTGCGAGGTGA
- a CDS encoding structural protein: MTTPIGAAIPRAPTLPRGVRNNNPGNLRHGDDWLGLSAIQTDTAFCQFDSPLYGLRALMRVLLNYRRKTDPQGRRIVTIRQAISRWAPPSENDTTAYVNTVARRLGVDPDAPLDWGYAETLTGMARAIVTHENGRAPRDFPADWYSPEHYHRAAMMALGLTEV, encoded by the coding sequence ATGACCACGCCAATCGGCGCGGCGATCCCGCGCGCCCCCACGCTGCCGCGTGGGGTTCGCAACAACAACCCCGGCAATCTGCGCCACGGCGACGATTGGCTGGGCCTGTCCGCCATTCAGACCGACACGGCGTTCTGCCAGTTCGACAGCCCGCTTTACGGGCTGCGGGCGCTGATGCGCGTGTTGTTGAACTACCGGCGCAAGACGGACCCGCAGGGCCGGCGCATCGTCACCATCCGGCAGGCGATCAGCCGATGGGCGCCGCCGTCCGAGAACGACACCACCGCCTATGTGAACACGGTGGCCCGCCGCCTGGGCGTCGATCCCGACGCTCCGCTGGATTGGGGCTATGCCGAGACGCTGACCGGCATGGCCCGCGCCATCGTCACCCATGAGAATGGCCGGGCGCCGCGGGACTTCCCGGCGGACTGGTACAGCCCCGAACACTATCACCGGGCCGCGATGATGGCCCTTGGCCTGACGGAGGTGTGA